A genomic region of Arachis hypogaea cultivar Tifrunner chromosome 5, arahy.Tifrunner.gnm2.J5K5, whole genome shotgun sequence contains the following coding sequences:
- the LOC112802185 gene encoding protein ASPARTIC PROTEASE IN GUARD CELL 1, translating into MALNLKPSFLLLTLAFSLTIFSFVPTPTCSRASPSEFATTVLDLSASLHQAQQVLSLNPQLLETSLQQEQEAQINPTSTSSSQFSVNLHTRDSLFNAKHKDYKSLVLARLARDSARVDALNLKLHFALNKISKSDLHPTQTELLPEDLSTPVASGTSMGSGEYFTRVGVGQPSKPFYMALDTGSDVNWLQCKPCSDCYQQSDPVFDPTLSSSYSPLTCQAQQCQALDVSACRNGRCLYQVSYGDGSFTVGEYMTETVSFGNSGSVAKVAMGCGHDNEGLFVAAAGLIGLGGGPLSLTSQIKATSFSYCLVDRDSPKSSTLEFNSPRPADSVTGALLRNQKLDTFYYVQLAGVSVGGHMISVPPETFAVGQSGSGGIIVDCGTAVTRLQTQAYNSVRDAFRSMTRNLRTTNGFAIFDTCYDLSSLQSVDVPTVSFHFGGGKSWLLPAKNYLIPVDESGTYCFAFAPTTSSMSIMGNIQQQGTRVSFDLAHNLVGFSPNKC; encoded by the exons atggcTTTGAATCTGAAGCCATCGTTTCTTCTACTCACTTTAGCATTTTCCCTcaccattttttcttttgttcctaCTCCTACTTGTTCACGCGCCTCACCTTCTGAATTCGCCACCACAGTTCTAGACCTCTCTGCTTCACTCCACCAAGCCCAACAAGTCCTTTCCCTTAACCCTCAGCTTCTAGAAACTTCTCTTCAACAAGAACAAGAAGCACAAATCAACCCAACTTCCACTTCTTCGTCTCAATTCTCTGTTAATCTACACACTAGAGATTCACTCTTCAATGCCAAGCACAAAGACTACAAGTCCCTTGTCTTGGCCCGACTCGCCCGCGACTCAGCCCGAGTCGACGCGCTCAACCTCAAGCTCCACTTTGCCCTCAACAAAATCTCCAAATCGGACCTTCACCCCACCCAAACAGAACTCCTACCCGAAGACCTATCCACTCCGGTGGCCTCCGGCACCAGCATGGGCTCCGGGGAGTACTTCACGCGTGTCGGCGTGGGCCAACCCTCAAAGCCTTTCTACATGGCACTCGACACTGGAAGCGACGTTAACTGGCTTCAGTGCAAGCCCTGTTCTGACTGCTACCAACAATCCGACCCGGTTTTCGACCCGACATTATCATCTTCTTACAGCCCACTAACTTGCCAGGCACAGCAGTGTCAGGCCTTAGACGTATCGGCTTGTCGCAACGGCAGGTGCTTATACCAA GTTTCATATGGCGATGGCTCTTTTACTGTTGGTGAATACATGACGGAAACTGTTTCTTTTGGCAACTCCGGATCAGTGGCCAAGGTTGCAATGGGCTGCGGCCATGATAACGAGGGCCTGTTCGTGGCTGCTGCAGGTCTGATCGGGCTTGGAGGCGGGCCTTTGTCTCTGACTTCGCAGATCAAGGCAACGTCCTTCTCCTACTGCCTCGTGGACCGCGACTCGCCAAAGAGCTCCACGCTCGAGTTCAACTCGCCTCGACCCGCTGACTCGGTCACTGGAGCACTTCTCAGGAACCAGAAGCTCGACACCTTCTACTACGTGCAGCTCGCTGGAGTCAGCGTCGGCGGACACATGATCTCCGTTCCGCCTGAGACGTTTGCGGTGGGCCAGTCCGGAAGTGGAGGGATCATTGTGGACTGCGGAACCGCCGTGACTCGGCTCCAGACTCAGGCCTACAACTCGGTTCGCGACGCGTTCAGAAGCATGACTCGGAACCTGCGTACCACGAACGGGTTCGCGATCTTCGACACGTGCTACGACTTGTCGTCTTTGCAGTCTGTGGATGTTCCAACGGTGTCGTTTCATTTCGGCGGAGGGAAGTCGTGGCTGTTGCCGGCGAAGAATTATTTGATTCCGGTCGACGAGTCGGGAACTTATTGCTTCGCTTTTGCCCCTACGACGTCGTCTATGTCTATCATGGGAAACATACAACAACAGGGGACACGTGTCAGCTTTGATCTCGCTCACAACTTAGTGGGATTCTCACCGAACAAGTGCTAG